AGCATCTTTGGTCTGTAAATGGATTAGGAATAGGCTTTGGATCCATGGACCCTGGATAATCTATTGATGACTCTGGAATAGGTTATTCaatgattgatttatttatggttcaaCCAGGCAGGCAATGTCGATCTAAATCCAGATGCTGTGCTTCGACAATGATTTCTTCATCTACTGATTTAAACTATTACAGTTTTCCCTCTTCCTAGAGGCGGCATCCATTGTTCAAGTCGATTTAGTAGCAGGAGCAGCTGTAGCGTCTTCAAGCAGCAAAGGAAGAATAGAATGGTGTAACTCTACCAAGAAGGATATGGGACAGTGCAGTTAAGAAAATGACTGCAGTTAAGAAAAGGATATGGGACAGTGCAGGAAGAATAAAATGactgttaatttttttgttagcTTAAAAATTAACATATCAATCACCAAATATATAATTCCACCAAaccatgtatttaaatttgacGGCAATGCACAATGTCCGTATTGTGCAACTGTGGAGATATGGCCTTTTATGGATGTTCATGGGTCTGCCAAGTTTTCTCTGAGCACTAGTGATGGGTGCATGCTTTGCATAGGGCTGCATAAAGTTATTTTTCTAGTagattttcttgttttgtggTGAATTTGTAGGAGAGAACCTGTAAAATAATTTGAACTGGTATGTAAAACACCATGACTCATACTATGTAGTAGCCTCCTTGTGGCTTGTGCCCCTGCATCTCTTACCACATGTCCTGGTTCCAGCTGGTTGGTTTTGTGTGTGCTCCATCCAACATTTCACAGGTAATCATTGTAAAATACCTCGTACTCATATGAAATCCCTctaaatatttatgtatgtttGCCTTATACTTCAAGCTATGGGCTATTATTGCCATAGAAACATGGCACGGAACAAATCAAGTAATTTTATATCTCACTTGAAAAAAATGTTATTCCGCACATTTCtctaaatatttgtttattctaAACGTTCCATGTTGGCTTGTCTATACTGATGGTTCTCTTTATGGCtgtcttattatattttatatgactTAGATTGTTTTCTGTTCTTCTGGGTCATGAGCAAATCTGCAAGTGCCTCGTGTTCTTTTACCAGTCTTTTATTGCCTGGTCTATCTCGTATATTCTTCTGAAGTAAAATCCTGTTATTGGAGACCCCCCCAAACTTTTTCCCCTCCTTCCTCATGTTTCGTTTATCATATCTCTCTTAGCCAATTCATTCTTTTATCATTTATCCTCATTGGCAGTTATTTTGTCTGCTGCACTTGTCTCAACTTGCTGTGCCGCCTGAGGCTAGGCATTATTCCATTATAAGCTTGACGAGAAACCTTTGAGATTACAATAGGCAACAAATAACTTAAGGAGACTCTTTTGCTATTATTGGCCTACTTTTTAGCCAAAACTGGTATGAGATCATATTCATGTATGTGGCACTGCTGCTACTAATAGAATACCCTTCTTGTTTTGGCGCAGGATCCAGATCTGCTGCTGCAAATAGAAGATGAAACTAGTGGGTTGTGTATGAAGCCATGCCCTGTCCCATCTTGATTACACCAGTTCAGGTCCTCCAGACTTTGGGCCTTAAGTTCTGAACAGGATTTTGGGGTTGCTTTGTAGTTTGTATTATGCGGATGCATCAGCCATGATTAGGCCAATCGGTGGGGCTACTCTGTTACTCTCGTTCTGTAAGCAGCAGCTACATCTACTCTTCTGTTCTTCTATGTAATTAAGGCTCACATTTCTGATAAGGATCATGAACCAATCCTGTTAGGTATTACTATTATATGCCagcttctttatttttttatttttgaacaagTTCTCCTCATTTACTCATGGCAAGTAATAGAATGCTAAAATCTCTGTTCCCAGTATCTCTTATGGATCATGAGCGTGTAGATAATTAATTAGGAACATAATTGGATGACAATAACACCGTATGGTTTAGAATGttgaatatataatatcatCCTAATTGAGATgagaaaaagtaaaataaaaacaagattaGATATTTGCTTATGGATGGTAAGATAAGAGTcatgattaagatgatttgggCTTAGGAGTTGTAGAAATAAGATGAATAGAAAACACGGATGAGACGagcaaaaaattgaaatagagaaaatgtatttacaaatgtaaataaaattacacatttttgaGTTAAAATGTTCACAGCATCACTACAATACATTGAAAGTTATGCTCTCTATGAAACATGAACCTCTACATCTTTCCCTACCAATGTCAGAGATCCCCTGTTGTGAGGCTCAGAGAGCCATTCATGCCCGCAGCCGAGAGGCAGAACAGGTAGAATGCCGCCCGGATTCAGTGGGAAAAGAACTTTGTAGTAACCATCCATGATTGCTTCAAAATTGCAAGTTTCTGCAACCTTGGGAATCTGTTCAGGAAATGAACAACCAAAACCTTAGACTTGCACTGTACAATAAATACTCGATAATTGTACTTATCAGCTACTTTCGCTATACTTATATTTTGTTTGCACTTTAGAACTATATAATACCTGATAAATGTCGCGCGTGTATGAGTGGAGGTTTGGATACTCGAGCAGCTTTTTCTTTGTGCATTTGAACAGAACATTGTAAACGAGATCAAATCGAATCAAAGTTGTGAAGAGGCATACATCTGCTAGGGTCAGTACATCGCCACACAAGTATCTGGATCTGCCCAAATGATCATCCAACATATCCATTGTTCTGAACAGCTCATTTGCTGCTGCATCATATGCTTCTTGGCTCTGTGCAAATCCACACCTGCAAGATAATGCAGATTCAAGAAAATTCTATCATAATGATAATGATCTTTTGATTAATTATCTAGGGAAAATAAAGCTTGATTATCGGCTGACTAACTGGAAATTACCTATAGACGCCATTGTTAACACTGGGATACACAATTTGATTCCAGTGATCTATCTGTTTCTTCAATGGCGGCGGCGAAAGGTCCAGACTTGGATTGCTTGCCAGGCCATTCAAGCCTGAATTGAACAATTCAGCTATGTCGTAGCTCTCGTTGCACACCACCTCTTTCTTCTCCACGTCCCAAAGCATCGGAACCGTCGACCGGCCGTCGTATCCGCCTCTCCGGAGCTTGTAAATCTCTCTTAGGGTTTTGCAGCCGTTGGCACCGTCCAAACCGGGGACAAGCCTATCCGTGAGTTGGACATGGCCTTCCCGGAACTCCCAAGAGCCGTCCGGTCCCGGAGAGGCAATCGAGATCGGCACGGCGTGTTCAAGGCCCTTGAGCGCTCGGACAATCAGGGTCCGGTGAGCCCAGGGGCAGGGCAGGCCGACGTAGAGGTGGAGAGCGCCCGGTTTTTGGCGGAAGCCGGAATCCGCGCGAAATTGGGAGGCGGGACGGGTGTAACGGCCGCCGGAGTCGGAGGGGGCGAGCTGGGACATCATCAGTTGCCAGGCGGTGGACCAGCTCGCGCGAACGGCGGAGATGAGGAGCTGCGGCGGAAGCGATTGCCCCCACAGGAGCCTGCCGACGGCGGTTATCAAATTAGGGTTTGGGGTGTTCCGGTTTGACATGCTGGGGCAGAAGCTGCGGGATTTGGGTCTCGTCTTCTTCGTCGGGGTGGGAATGAATAAAGCAGAGCCTGGCAGCGAAGAGGAGGCCATTTTCACCAGTTCTGAACAAAATCACTTGCTTGGAGCCATATGGGCCTACACCACAGAATATATACAGCTCTTCCACGTCTTCTTCAATCTATTGTACCCAAGCTGATCAAACCACGTCTTCTTCTTGCTTCAGCTTTGGTTTTAATCTATCACATTCTCGTTTACTTATCAGTTTGTCGTTCAAATCTGTCGCATTCTCGCTTACTCGTGTTTTCAGGTCGTAAAGAGTTCATCGGGGAACAATGGCGTCGCTGGGTTCTCCGGCGAACAAGTTTAGATTCCCGGAGCTACAGTCTCATCTAGGTTGTTGTTAAGAACCACCTAGATACTGTCTATGTCTACAGAAAAGTTCACCATAAATTGAAGTTCAAGATCAAGTCTTTTGGATAATACATAGACAATTATACAGTTTTGAATAGAAGCAGAGCAGAATTAAACTAATGGATGACCTCACAGTATTTCAAACTGTTGAACACGTGCCATAAACTGtttgcattattattttttaatttgagacatgtaaattaaaaaaataaattatgcatTCACATaaaagatgatatttttattaattaaaaattttaattaattaatattaattattactttaaaaataatagttaaaGAGTAATAAATGCacattatttttagataaggtgtatttattatatttaatttttaacatctaaatatttttttgtaataaaagttcgtaaaataaaatcacaaaatgttCAGACGttaaaatagaatatattttgagtaatataaagaaaaattaaacaaaagtataatattaaaatagaatcaataaattaaaaaaactcaaattctgaCGTAATTACACAATAAAATCATGTTGGATGAAACCGCCAATAATGACTcaaattttagctttttatATGCATCaagtta
The Diospyros lotus cultivar Yz01 chromosome 12, ASM1463336v1, whole genome shotgun sequence DNA segment above includes these coding regions:
- the LOC127814245 gene encoding uncharacterized protein LOC127814245, giving the protein MASSSLPGSALFIPTPTKKTRPKSRSFCPSMSNRNTPNPNLITAVGRLLWGQSLPPQLLISAVRASWSTAWQLMMSQLAPSDSGGRYTRPASQFRADSGFRQKPGALHLYVGLPCPWAHRTLIVRALKGLEHAVPISIASPGPDGSWEFREGHVQLTDRLVPGLDGANGCKTLREIYKLRRGGYDGRSTVPMLWDVEKKEVVCNESYDIAELFNSGLNGLASNPSLDLSPPPLKKQIDHWNQIVYPSVNNGVYRCGFAQSQEAYDAAANELFRTMDMLDDHLGRSRYLCGDVLTLADVCLFTTLIRFDLVYNVLFKCTKKKLLEYPNLHSYTRDIYQIPKVAETCNFEAIMDGYYKVLFPLNPGGILPVLPLGCGHEWLSEPHNRGSLTLVGKDVEVHVS